From Longimicrobium sp., one genomic window encodes:
- a CDS encoding DUF433 domain-containing protein, translated as MISHLDRLAAMPETPVVHSHPEIMSGTPVFVGTRVPVRTLLDYIETGDTIESFLEDFPGVSREQSVEFLRIRPSTRAG; from the coding sequence ATGATTTCACACCTCGACCGGCTGGCAGCCATGCCTGAAACACCCGTCGTACACAGTCACCCGGAGATCATGAGCGGCACGCCTGTGTTCGTCGGCACGCGCGTCCCCGTCCGCACGCTGCTCGACTACATCGAGACGGGCGACACGATCGAGAGCTTTCTGGAGGATTTCCCCGGCGTTAGCCGCGAGCAGTCGGTTGAGTTCCTCAGGATCAGACCTTCTACCCGAGCAGGTTGA
- a CDS encoding alpha-amylase family glycosyl hydrolase: MTIEGSESGDGFRWWQRGVMYQVYPRSFFDTSGDGVGDLPGIAAKLDHLRRLGVDAVWISPFYPSPMRDFGYDVTDHRAVDPIFGTLDDFDRLLEAAHARGLRVILDFIPNHTSDLHPWFAESRSSRENPRRGWYVWRDPAPDGGPPNNWLSTFGGSAWTLDPPTGQYYLHTYLREQPDLNWRNPAVEAEMLEVMRFWLARGVDGLRVDAVQNVIKDDRFRDNPPNPDFRPGDDPFRSLLRHWSGDRPEVHDVIARMRKVTEEFGDDRVLIGEIYNAPERVMAYYGAGGAGCHFPYNFQLIELPWLARQIDAAVRRYESLLPPGAWPNWVLGNHDRHRIVTRVGAAQARVAAMLLLTLRGTPTIYYGDEIGMEDVPIPPDRVHDPFEKNVPGMGLGRDPERTPMQWSAAPHAGFSTVEPWLPVAADYRERNVETQRCDPESLLALHQRLIALRRAEPALSVGSYAPVDAEGDVLAYVREHGGSRFLVALNLAPSPASLPFDGDGEVALSTDVSRTSIPMRGRIDLRGDEGVIVRLDG; encoded by the coding sequence ATGACGATCGAAGGGAGCGAGAGCGGGGACGGGTTCCGCTGGTGGCAGCGCGGGGTGATGTACCAGGTGTACCCGCGCTCGTTCTTCGACACCAGCGGCGACGGCGTGGGCGACCTGCCGGGGATCGCGGCGAAGCTGGACCACCTGCGCCGCCTGGGCGTGGACGCGGTGTGGATCTCGCCCTTCTATCCCTCGCCGATGCGCGACTTCGGGTACGACGTGACCGACCATCGCGCCGTCGATCCCATCTTCGGCACGCTGGACGACTTCGACCGGCTGCTGGAGGCGGCGCACGCGCGGGGGCTGCGCGTGATCCTGGACTTCATCCCCAACCACACCTCCGATCTCCACCCCTGGTTCGCGGAGTCCCGCTCCTCGCGCGAGAACCCGCGGCGCGGCTGGTACGTGTGGCGCGACCCGGCGCCGGACGGCGGACCGCCCAACAACTGGCTGAGCACCTTCGGCGGGAGCGCGTGGACGCTGGATCCCCCCACCGGCCAGTACTACCTGCACACCTACCTCCGCGAGCAGCCGGACCTGAACTGGCGCAACCCCGCGGTCGAGGCGGAGATGCTGGAGGTGATGCGCTTCTGGCTGGCGCGCGGCGTGGACGGGCTGCGGGTGGACGCGGTGCAGAACGTCATCAAGGACGACCGCTTCCGCGACAACCCGCCGAATCCGGACTTCCGCCCCGGCGACGATCCCTTCCGCTCGCTGCTGCGCCACTGGTCCGGCGACCGCCCCGAGGTGCACGACGTGATCGCCCGGATGCGGAAGGTGACGGAGGAGTTCGGCGATGACCGCGTGCTGATCGGCGAGATCTACAACGCGCCGGAGCGGGTGATGGCGTACTACGGCGCGGGCGGCGCCGGATGCCACTTCCCCTATAACTTCCAGCTGATCGAGCTTCCCTGGCTCGCGCGGCAGATCGACGCGGCGGTGCGGAGATACGAATCGCTGCTGCCGCCGGGCGCGTGGCCCAACTGGGTGCTGGGCAACCACGACCGCCACCGCATCGTGACCCGCGTGGGAGCCGCGCAGGCGCGAGTCGCGGCGATGCTGCTGCTGACGCTACGCGGCACGCCGACGATCTACTATGGCGACGAGATCGGGATGGAGGACGTGCCGATCCCGCCGGACCGCGTGCACGACCCGTTCGAGAAGAACGTTCCGGGGATGGGGCTGGGCCGCGACCCCGAGCGCACGCCGATGCAGTGGAGCGCCGCCCCGCACGCGGGATTCTCCACCGTCGAGCCGTGGCTCCCCGTCGCCGCGGACTACCGCGAGCGCAACGTGGAGACGCAGCGCTGCGATCCGGAATCGCTGCTCGCGCTGCACCAGCGCCTCATCGCCCTGCGCCGCGCCGAGCCCGCGCTCTCCGTCGGCTCGTACGCGCCGGTGGACGCGGAGGGCGACGTGCTGGCGTACGTGCGCGAGCACGGGGGGTCGCGCTTCCTCGTCGCCCTGAACCTCGCCCCATCCCCCGCCTCCCTCCCGTTCGACGGAGATGGCGAGGTCGCGCTGTCGACGGACGTCTCCCGCACCTCCATCCCCATGCGCGGCCGCATCGACCTGCGCGGCGACGAGGGCGTGATCGTGCGGCTGGACGGCTGA
- a CDS encoding HAMP domain-containing sensor histidine kinase, with translation MTDLRLQIHGGHEAEARLREVLAREGFRIVEPPKPETGAHSVLVVEPDGHPQGPHAPLGRGETARKIEELERTVLELRNLDVAKSQFLTNVSHELRTPLTAIVTYGEILRDGMLGEITPRQREAIESMIGSCRQLLAMIEEILTYARTNAQAISIQPSSFPVEEVVRTVFDMNASLVERKGLEFETALTPGLPRVYADRDKVAHVLGNLIGNAIDFTPDGGRVRVVARRAAHDPRWIEVGVEDTGIGIDAAHHDLIFQEFAQVDASRARIHHGTGLGLAIARQFVRLHGGRIWVESELGEGSRFYFTLPSVEVNEEASARSAVAEGAAA, from the coding sequence ATGACCGACCTTCGACTTCAGATCCACGGCGGCCACGAAGCCGAGGCCCGGCTCCGCGAGGTGCTGGCCCGCGAAGGCTTCCGCATCGTGGAGCCGCCAAAGCCGGAGACCGGCGCGCACTCCGTGCTGGTGGTGGAGCCCGACGGCCACCCGCAGGGCCCGCACGCCCCGCTGGGCCGCGGCGAGACGGCGCGGAAGATCGAGGAGCTGGAGCGCACCGTGCTGGAGCTGCGCAACCTCGACGTGGCCAAGAGCCAGTTCCTGACCAACGTCTCGCACGAGCTGCGCACCCCGCTCACGGCCATCGTCACCTACGGCGAGATCCTGCGCGACGGGATGCTGGGCGAGATCACGCCGCGCCAGCGCGAGGCCATCGAGAGCATGATCGGCTCGTGCCGGCAGCTCCTGGCCATGATCGAGGAGATCCTCACCTACGCCCGCACCAACGCGCAGGCCATCTCCATCCAGCCCTCCTCCTTTCCCGTGGAAGAGGTGGTGCGGACGGTGTTCGACATGAACGCCTCGCTGGTGGAGCGGAAGGGGCTGGAGTTCGAGACCGCGCTGACCCCGGGGCTGCCGCGGGTGTATGCCGACCGCGACAAGGTGGCGCACGTGCTGGGGAACCTGATCGGCAACGCCATCGACTTCACGCCCGACGGCGGGCGCGTGCGGGTGGTGGCCCGGCGCGCGGCGCACGACCCGCGCTGGATCGAGGTGGGGGTGGAGGACACGGGAATCGGGATCGACGCCGCGCACCACGACCTGATCTTCCAGGAGTTCGCGCAGGTGGACGCCAGCCGCGCCCGCATCCACCACGGCACCGGGCTGGGGCTGGCCATCGCGCGGCAGTTCGTGCGGCTGCACGGCGGCCGCATCTGGGTGGAGAGCGAGCTGGGCGAGGGAAGCCGCTTCTACTTCACCCTCCCCAGCGTGGAGGTGAACGAGGAGGCGTCGGCGCGGTCCGCGGTCGCGGAGGGCGCGGCGGCGTGA
- a CDS encoding response regulator, with protein sequence MTETARHLILVVEDSDAIRMAFTILLEESGYDVAAAPNGAEAVRLAAERAPDLVLLDLGLPDIPGVEVARRIKSDPETRSIPVVALTGRDDDSDREALRAAGCAAYLVKPVDTQALIRSLPGYIEGAAAVAES encoded by the coding sequence GTGACGGAGACGGCGCGGCATCTCATCCTGGTGGTGGAAGACAGCGACGCCATCCGCATGGCCTTCACCATCCTGCTGGAAGAAAGCGGCTACGACGTGGCCGCCGCCCCCAACGGCGCCGAGGCGGTGCGCCTGGCCGCCGAGCGCGCGCCGGACCTGGTCCTCCTGGACCTGGGCCTCCCCGACATCCCCGGCGTGGAGGTGGCGCGCCGCATCAAGTCCGACCCCGAGACGCGCTCCATCCCCGTGGTGGCCCTCACCGGCCGCGACGACGACTCGGACCGCGAGGCGCTGCGCGCCGCCGGCTGCGCCGCCTACCTGGTGAAGCCGGTCGACACGCAGGCGCTCATCCGCTCGCTCCCCGGCTACATCGAAGGCGCCGCCGCGGTCGCGGAGAGCTGA
- the murQ gene encoding N-acetylmuramic acid 6-phosphate etherase — MSSRPPLDPRLTEQRNPATTDIDRLSALEIVRVINDEDHRIAPAVAGQLEQVARAVEMAEETFRAGGRLIYVGAGTSGRLGVLDASEMPPTYGTDPRMVQGIIAGGPRALTNAVEGAEDSREDGARAIDEMQVDANDFVFGIAASGTTPYVHGALTRAKQRGAKAGFLLCTHPQEWMLQVYDVVIAPLVGPEVVTGSTRMKAGTATKLVLNMISTGAMIRMGKVFGNLMVDLRATNQKLQDRSERILMETLDLDRHSAAALLDEAGGSVKTAMVMRWCRVNREKATEMLMRAGGRLGEILGGEERR, encoded by the coding sequence ATGTCGTCACGGCCCCCGCTCGACCCACGGCTCACCGAGCAGCGCAACCCCGCCACCACGGACATCGACCGGCTGTCCGCCCTGGAGATCGTCCGCGTCATCAACGACGAGGACCATCGCATCGCCCCCGCCGTGGCCGGCCAGCTGGAGCAGGTGGCGCGCGCGGTGGAGATGGCCGAGGAGACGTTCCGCGCCGGCGGGCGCCTGATTTACGTGGGCGCGGGGACCAGCGGGCGCCTCGGCGTGCTCGACGCGTCGGAGATGCCGCCGACGTACGGCACCGACCCGCGCATGGTGCAGGGGATCATCGCCGGGGGGCCGCGGGCGCTGACCAACGCCGTGGAGGGCGCCGAGGACAGCCGCGAGGACGGCGCCCGCGCGATCGACGAGATGCAGGTCGATGCGAACGACTTCGTCTTCGGCATCGCCGCGTCGGGGACCACGCCGTACGTGCACGGGGCGCTCACGCGGGCCAAGCAGCGCGGCGCGAAGGCCGGCTTCCTCCTCTGCACCCATCCCCAGGAGTGGATGCTGCAGGTGTACGACGTGGTCATCGCCCCGCTGGTGGGCCCCGAGGTGGTGACCGGCTCCACGCGCATGAAGGCGGGGACGGCGACCAAGCTGGTGCTGAACATGATCAGCACCGGCGCCATGATCCGCATGGGGAAGGTGTTCGGCAACCTGATGGTTGACCTGCGCGCCACCAACCAGAAACTTCAGGACCGCAGCGAGCGCATCCTGATGGAAACGCTGGACCTGGACCGCCACTCGGCCGCCGCGCTGCTGGACGAGGCCGGCGGCAGCGTGAAGACGGCGATGGTCATGCGCTGGTGCAGGGTGAACCGCGAGAAGGCGACCGAGATGCTGATGCGTGCCGGCGGCCGGCTGGGCGAGATCCTGGGAGGGGAGGAGCGGCGATGA
- the ggt gene encoding gamma-glutamyltransferase codes for MNIHVMRISRPVRPIARRAPVPANMPMLLRRALLPLLPLVLATGTATPAGTRAAADPPEVVFPRQWEMQRGSIAPTIAARGMVVSTDRVASEVGAEILRRNGNAVDAAVAVHFALAVVNPEAGNIGGGGFLVVRMADGTTAALDFREAAPLKATRDMYLDAQGNVSDSLSLLGHLASGVPGSVAGMWEAHRRFGKLPWADLVQPAINLAEGIVVHERLAGSLRRNQQIVNHYAETQRIFAPGGRLLLVGDRLVQHDLAETFRRIQQQGADGFYHGRTAELIEQEMQRGGGLITQEDLARYKAVWRDPIRFTYRGNTVISMPPPSSGGATMAEMLKILEGYDLRAAGFLSPRYVHLFTEAARRAYADRNTYLADPDFVRQPTARMLSDAYAAQRRSTIRLDRATPSAAVAPGLGPAPAEGTNTTHYSIVDGLGNAVAVTTTLNSLYGSGVTVTGAGFLLNNEMDDFTSKPGVPNQFGLVQGSANAIAPGKRMLSAMSPTIILDPRGRLRAVTGTPGGSTIITSIAQMVSNIVDFDMDVATAELAPRLHHQHLPDTLRYEKHGLEDSTVARLRAMGHAVAERDGFQGDVQTIIVLPTGYVTGVSDPRRGGAAVGLAEVRRVVQ; via the coding sequence ATGAACATCCACGTGATGCGCATCTCCCGGCCCGTTCGCCCCATCGCCCGCCGCGCACCCGTGCCCGCGAACATGCCGATGCTGCTCCGCCGCGCGCTTCTTCCGCTCCTCCCGCTGGTCCTGGCCACCGGCACCGCCACCCCCGCGGGCACCCGCGCCGCCGCCGACCCGCCGGAGGTGGTCTTCCCGCGACAGTGGGAGATGCAGCGCGGCTCCATCGCCCCCACCATCGCCGCGCGGGGGATGGTGGTGAGCACCGACCGCGTGGCCAGCGAGGTGGGCGCCGAGATCCTGCGCCGCAACGGCAACGCGGTCGACGCCGCCGTGGCCGTGCACTTCGCGCTGGCCGTCGTCAATCCCGAGGCCGGCAACATCGGCGGCGGCGGCTTCCTGGTGGTGCGGATGGCGGACGGGACCACGGCCGCGCTCGACTTCCGCGAGGCCGCGCCGCTGAAGGCCACGCGCGACATGTACCTGGACGCGCAGGGCAACGTCAGCGACTCGCTTTCGCTGCTGGGCCACCTGGCGTCGGGGGTCCCCGGCTCGGTGGCGGGGATGTGGGAGGCGCACCGGCGCTTCGGCAAGCTGCCGTGGGCCGATCTCGTCCAGCCCGCCATCAACCTGGCCGAGGGCATCGTCGTCCACGAGCGGCTGGCCGGGTCGCTGCGCCGCAACCAGCAGATCGTGAACCACTACGCCGAGACGCAGCGCATCTTCGCGCCCGGCGGGCGGCTGCTGCTGGTGGGCGACCGGCTGGTGCAGCACGACCTGGCCGAGACCTTCCGCCGCATCCAGCAGCAGGGCGCCGACGGCTTCTACCACGGCCGTACGGCCGAGCTCATCGAGCAGGAGATGCAGCGCGGCGGCGGCCTCATCACCCAGGAGGATCTGGCTAGATACAAGGCGGTGTGGCGCGACCCCATCCGCTTCACCTACCGCGGCAACACCGTCATCTCCATGCCCCCGCCCTCGTCCGGCGGCGCCACCATGGCGGAGATGCTGAAGATCCTGGAGGGGTACGACCTGCGCGCGGCGGGGTTCCTCTCCCCCCGCTACGTACACCTGTTCACCGAGGCCGCGCGCCGCGCCTACGCCGACCGCAACACCTACCTGGCCGACCCCGACTTCGTGCGCCAGCCCACCGCGCGGATGCTTTCCGACGCGTACGCCGCCCAGCGCCGCAGCACGATCCGACTGGACCGCGCGACGCCGTCGGCCGCCGTGGCGCCGGGCCTGGGCCCCGCGCCGGCGGAGGGGACGAACACCACGCACTACTCGATCGTCGACGGGCTGGGGAACGCGGTGGCGGTGACGACCACGCTGAACTCGCTGTACGGCAGCGGGGTGACGGTGACCGGCGCGGGGTTCCTGCTGAACAACGAGATGGACGACTTCACCAGCAAGCCCGGCGTGCCCAACCAGTTCGGGCTGGTGCAGGGGAGCGCGAACGCCATCGCCCCCGGCAAGCGCATGCTCTCGGCGATGTCGCCCACCATCATCCTGGACCCGCGCGGGCGCCTGCGCGCGGTCACGGGCACGCCCGGCGGCTCCACCATCATCACCTCCATCGCGCAGATGGTGAGCAACATCGTGGACTTCGACATGGACGTGGCCACCGCCGAGCTCGCGCCGCGCCTGCACCACCAGCACCTCCCCGACACGCTGCGCTACGAGAAGCACGGCCTGGAGGACAGCACCGTCGCGCGGCTGCGGGCGATGGGCCACGCGGTCGCCGAGCGCGACGGCTTCCAGGGCGACGTGCAGACCATCATCGTCCTCCCCACCGGCTACGTGACCGGCGTAAGCGACCCCCGCCGCGGCGGCGCGGCCGTGGGCCTGGCCGAGGTGCGGCGGGTGGTGCAGTAG
- a CDS encoding erythromycin esterase family protein, whose protein sequence is MADEALVDAVRERALPLRDEGDLDPLLERIGDARVVLLGEASHGTREFYTWRDRISRRLIAEKGFDFIAVEGDWPDCYTVNLYAKGWDDPGNDAREVLHAFSRWPTWMWANEEVVALAEWLREFNRGRVDERKVGFYGLDVYSLWESIDVVTRYLERVDPALAERARRAYGCFDPYEEDVQEYAWATEMVPTDCEEEVVAALAELRRKGPDFRREGPEAYFNAEQNALVAQNAERYYRAMIRGGAASWNVRDTHMMETLDRLMRHHGPDAKAIVWEHNTHVGDARATDMARAGMVNIGQLAREAYGGDVVIAGFSSYAGSVIAGEHWGAPMHSIPVPEARPDSWEDVLHRASAEDKLLLLEGFDEVPGALDRRGHRAIGVVYRSEREAFGNYVPTVLPYRYDAMLYIDHSHALHPLHMQPVPDHEVPETFPSGM, encoded by the coding sequence ATGGCGGACGAAGCGCTGGTCGATGCGGTGCGGGAGCGCGCGCTGCCGCTGCGGGACGAGGGCGACCTGGACCCGCTGCTGGAGCGCATCGGCGACGCGCGCGTGGTGCTGCTGGGCGAGGCTAGCCACGGCACCCGCGAGTTCTACACCTGGCGCGACCGCATCTCCCGTCGGCTGATCGCCGAGAAAGGCTTCGACTTCATCGCCGTCGAAGGCGACTGGCCGGACTGCTACACGGTCAACCTCTACGCGAAAGGCTGGGACGATCCCGGCAACGACGCGCGCGAGGTGCTGCACGCCTTCTCCCGCTGGCCCACGTGGATGTGGGCGAACGAGGAGGTCGTGGCGCTCGCCGAGTGGCTGCGCGAGTTCAACCGCGGCCGCGTGGACGAGCGGAAGGTGGGGTTCTACGGGCTGGACGTGTACTCGCTGTGGGAGTCGATCGACGTGGTCACCCGCTACCTGGAGCGCGTGGACCCCGCGCTGGCCGAGCGCGCGCGGCGGGCGTACGGCTGCTTCGACCCGTACGAGGAAGACGTGCAGGAGTACGCGTGGGCCACCGAGATGGTGCCCACCGACTGCGAGGAAGAGGTCGTTGCCGCGCTGGCGGAGCTGCGGCGCAAGGGGCCGGACTTCCGCCGCGAGGGGCCCGAGGCGTACTTCAACGCCGAGCAGAACGCGCTGGTGGCGCAGAACGCCGAGCGCTACTACCGAGCGATGATCCGCGGCGGCGCGGCGAGCTGGAATGTGCGCGACACGCACATGATGGAGACGCTGGACCGCCTGATGCGCCACCACGGCCCGGATGCGAAGGCGATCGTCTGGGAGCACAACACGCACGTGGGCGACGCGCGCGCCACCGACATGGCCCGCGCGGGGATGGTGAACATCGGCCAGCTCGCGCGCGAGGCGTACGGCGGCGACGTGGTGATCGCCGGGTTCAGCAGCTACGCAGGCAGCGTGATCGCGGGCGAGCATTGGGGCGCGCCCATGCACAGCATCCCCGTTCCCGAGGCGCGGCCGGATAGCTGGGAAGACGTCCTCCACCGGGCATCCGCGGAAGACAAGCTCCTGCTGCTGGAGGGCTTCGACGAGGTCCCCGGCGCGCTGGACCGCCGCGGCCACCGCGCCATCGGCGTGGTCTACCGCTCCGAGCGCGAGGCGTTCGGCAACTACGTGCCCACGGTGCTCCCGTACCGCTACGACGCCATGCTGTACATCGACCACAGCCACGCCCTGCACCCGCTGCACATGCAGCCCGTCCCCGACCACGAGGTCCCCGAAACCTTCCCGAGCGGGATGTAG
- a CDS encoding ABC transporter ATP-binding protein: MKELRALLPYLRRYRVRIFWGIVAVVVANATAVGSLEYIRIAVDSLGKPGVTRGDIFRYALFLVLLALASGVARYWMREILNGVSRLVENDLRDDFFAHLLRLDASFYATHPTGEIISRATNDIPAVRMVAGPAYMYLADTFVLGIFALWRMALVDGWMTFASLVPLLLLPPVTIGFGRVIHDRFEKIQEQFGVLSTMAQENLAGQRIVKAYGQEADQSRRFALLSKLLMDRNVGLARTSGLFYPLLTMIAGASLAIALWIGGRDIVAGRITNGDLVLFLTYLGRLTWPMIALGWVVNLFQRGAASMGRVSRVLEAQPRITEPGDARAPAVVRGEIEFRRVSFRYPGTERWVLRDVDLRIRAGDTVAIVGPTGSGKSTLAALLVRLYDPTEGEVRVDGVPLTGWDLASLRRAIAMVPQDTFLFSASIEQNLALGFDEPDPAARLARVRAAARVARLHEAVEEFPAGYGTLLGERGINLSGGQKQRAALARAVARDARILVLDDALSAVDTHTEHEILEQMRSVLAGRTSVIVSHRVTAVMHADQILVLDGGRIAEQGTHDELLRRGGTYAMLQRRQLLADEVAGDDVLAAAGDRV; this comes from the coding sequence GTGAAGGAACTGAGGGCCCTGCTCCCGTACCTGCGCCGCTACCGCGTCCGCATCTTCTGGGGGATCGTGGCCGTCGTGGTCGCCAACGCGACCGCGGTCGGCAGCCTGGAGTACATCCGCATCGCCGTCGACTCGCTGGGGAAGCCGGGGGTCACGCGCGGCGACATCTTCCGCTACGCGCTCTTCCTCGTCCTCCTTGCCCTGGCGTCCGGCGTCGCGCGCTACTGGATGCGCGAGATCCTGAACGGCGTCTCGCGGCTCGTGGAGAATGACCTGCGCGACGACTTCTTCGCGCACCTGCTGCGGCTGGACGCGTCGTTCTACGCCACGCACCCCACGGGCGAGATCATCTCCCGCGCCACCAACGACATCCCCGCCGTGCGGATGGTGGCGGGCCCCGCGTACATGTACCTGGCCGACACCTTCGTGCTGGGAATCTTCGCGCTCTGGCGGATGGCGCTGGTGGACGGGTGGATGACCTTCGCCTCGCTCGTCCCCCTCCTCCTCCTCCCGCCCGTGACCATCGGCTTCGGGCGGGTGATCCACGACCGCTTCGAGAAGATCCAGGAGCAGTTCGGCGTCCTCTCCACCATGGCGCAGGAGAACCTGGCCGGGCAGCGCATCGTGAAGGCGTACGGCCAGGAGGCCGACCAGTCGCGCCGCTTCGCCCTGCTCAGCAAGCTGCTGATGGACCGCAACGTGGGGCTGGCCAGGACGTCGGGCCTCTTCTACCCGCTGCTCACCATGATCGCCGGCGCGTCGCTGGCCATCGCGCTGTGGATCGGCGGGCGCGACATCGTGGCGGGGCGCATCACCAACGGCGACCTGGTCCTCTTCCTCACCTACCTGGGGAGATTGACCTGGCCGATGATCGCCCTCGGCTGGGTGGTGAACCTCTTCCAGCGCGGCGCCGCGTCGATGGGGCGGGTGTCGCGCGTGCTGGAGGCCCAACCGCGCATCACCGAGCCGGGTGACGCGCGGGCGCCCGCGGTCGTCAGGGGCGAGATCGAGTTCAGGCGCGTCTCCTTCCGCTACCCCGGCACCGAGCGCTGGGTGCTGCGCGACGTGGACCTGCGCATCCGCGCGGGCGACACCGTGGCCATCGTGGGCCCCACGGGGAGCGGGAAGTCCACGCTCGCCGCCCTTCTGGTCCGGCTGTACGATCCCACGGAGGGCGAGGTGCGCGTGGACGGGGTCCCGCTGACCGGGTGGGACCTGGCGTCGCTGCGCCGGGCGATCGCGATGGTGCCGCAGGATACCTTCCTGTTCTCGGCGTCGATCGAGCAGAACCTGGCGCTGGGGTTCGACGAGCCCGACCCCGCGGCGCGGCTGGCGCGCGTGCGGGCGGCGGCGCGGGTGGCGCGGCTGCACGAGGCGGTGGAGGAGTTTCCCGCCGGCTACGGAACGCTGCTGGGCGAGCGGGGGATCAACCTGTCGGGCGGGCAGAAGCAGCGCGCCGCCCTGGCCCGCGCGGTGGCGCGGGACGCGAGGATCCTGGTCCTCGACGACGCCCTGAGCGCGGTGGACACGCACACCGAGCACGAGATCCTGGAGCAGATGCGGAGCGTCCTAGCCGGTCGCACCAGCGTGATCGTGAGCCACCGGGTGACCGCGGTGATGCACGCCGACCAGATCCTGGTGCTGGACGGCGGCCGCATCGCCGAGCAGGGGACGCACGACGAGCTGCTGAGGCGCGGCGGCACCTACGCCATGCTGCAGCGCCGCCAGCTGCTGGCCGACGAGGTGGCGGGGGACGACGTGCTTGCAGCCGCCGGAGACCGGGTCTAA
- a CDS encoding anhydro-N-acetylmuramic acid kinase: MLIIGLMSGTSLDGIDAALVEIGGSGEDDVSARLVRSLTVEYGDDRREAIHAAIVSGSAEALCGLHADLGEWLAEAATRVCAEAGVEPDSVDAIGSHGQTVWHRPPSADRRGATLQLGDAATIAERTGIAVVSDFRTRDVAAGGQGAPLVPWVDKVLFAGEGKTRALQNIGGIGNVTRVPPKGSAEPAFAFDTGPGNALIDAAVELATGGRATFDRDGTLAARGEVDAELLAELMRHPYFAAQPPKSTGREEFGRPFVARLVEAVRPEGDRDWLDLVATLTELTARSIADAYRRWLLPRGVDEAVVTGGGARNPTLMGRIRALLDPLPVRDGAALGIDADAKEAVAFALLAWAHLRGIPANVPQATGAAGPRVLGSFTPGRRGAART; encoded by the coding sequence GTGCTGATCATCGGGCTGATGTCCGGCACCTCGCTGGACGGCATCGACGCGGCGCTGGTGGAGATCGGCGGATCGGGCGAGGACGACGTCAGCGCCCGGCTCGTTCGATCGTTGACGGTGGAGTACGGCGACGACCGCCGCGAGGCCATCCACGCCGCCATCGTCTCCGGATCGGCCGAAGCGCTCTGCGGATTGCACGCGGACCTGGGCGAGTGGCTGGCCGAGGCGGCGACCCGCGTCTGCGCGGAGGCGGGGGTCGAGCCGGACTCGGTGGACGCGATCGGCTCGCACGGGCAGACGGTGTGGCATCGTCCCCCGTCCGCCGACCGGCGCGGCGCCACGCTGCAGCTGGGCGACGCGGCGACAATCGCGGAGCGCACGGGGATCGCCGTCGTCTCCGACTTCCGCACCCGCGACGTGGCGGCGGGGGGGCAGGGGGCGCCGCTGGTGCCGTGGGTGGACAAGGTGCTGTTCGCGGGCGAGGGGAAGACGCGGGCGCTGCAGAACATCGGCGGGATCGGCAACGTCACGCGCGTGCCGCCGAAGGGGAGCGCCGAGCCCGCGTTCGCCTTCGACACCGGCCCGGGGAACGCGCTGATCGACGCGGCGGTAGAGCTTGCCACGGGCGGGCGCGCCACCTTCGACCGCGACGGAACGCTGGCCGCGCGCGGCGAGGTCGACGCCGAACTCCTCGCGGAGCTGATGCGGCACCCGTACTTTGCCGCCCAGCCCCCGAAGTCCACCGGCCGCGAGGAGTTCGGCCGCCCGTTCGTGGCCCGCCTGGTGGAGGCGGTGCGCCCCGAGGGTGACCGCGACTGGCTGGACCTCGTCGCTACCCTGACGGAGCTGACCGCGCGCTCCATCGCCGATGCGTACCGCCGCTGGCTGCTGCCGCGCGGGGTGGACGAGGCGGTGGTGACCGGCGGCGGCGCGCGCAACCCCACGCTGATGGGGCGCATCCGCGCGCTGCTGGACCCCCTCCCGGTGCGCGACGGCGCCGCGCTGGGGATCGACGCGGACGCGAAGGAGGCCGTCGCCTTCGCGCTGCTGGCGTGGGCGCACCTGCGCGGCATCCCCGCCAACGTCCCGCAGGCCACGGGCGCGGCGGGACCGCGCGTGCTGGGCTCGTTCACCCCCGGACGCCGCGGCGCGGCGCGCACCTGA